A region of Ochotona princeps isolate mOchPri1 chromosome 2, mOchPri1.hap1, whole genome shotgun sequence DNA encodes the following proteins:
- the COL8A2 gene encoding collagen alpha-2(VIII) chain, with translation MWGPPTWLLLLLLLGWGPQAACGGGAAGYAPVKYVQPMQKGPVGPPFREGKGQYLEMPLPLLPMDLKGEPGPPGKPGPRGPPGPPGFPGKPGTGKPGLHGQPGPAGPPGFSRMGKAGPPGLPGKVGPPGQPGLRGEPGIRGDQGLRGLPGPPGLPGPSGITVPGKPGAQGMPGPPGFRGEPGPQGEPGPPGDRGLKGDNGVGQPGLPGAPGQGGAPGPPGLPGPVGLGKPGMDGLPGAPGDKGEPGSPGVPGPRGEPGAVGPKGPPGIDGVGLPGAAGVPGPQGPAGAKGEPGSRGPPGLIGPTGYGMPGLPGPKGDRGPAGVPGLLGDRGEPGEDGEPGEQGPQGLGGPPGLPGSAGLPGRRGPPGPKGETGPGGPPGVPGLRGDQGPSGLAGKPGLPGERGLPGAHGPPGPTGPKGEPGFTGRPGGPGAAGALGQKGELGLPGQPGLRGPSGIPGLQGPAGPIGPQGLPGLKGEPGLPGPPGEGKVGEPGSVGPTGPPGVPGSPGLTGPPGPPGPPGPPGAPGTFDETGIAGLHLPDGGVEGAVLGKGGKPQFGLGELSAHATPAFTAVLTSPFPASGAPVKFDRTLYNGHSGYNPATGIFTCPVGGVYYFAYHVHVKGTNVWVALYKNNVPATYTYDEYKKGYLDQASGGAVLQLRPNDQVWVQMPSDQANGLYSTEYIHSSFSGFLLCPT, from the exons ATGTGGGGGCCTCCGACttggttgctgttgctgttgctgctggggtgggggccaCAGGCAGCTTGTGGCGGCGGGGCAGCTGGCTACGCGCCTGTGAAGTACGTGCAGCCCATGCAGAAAGGACCTGTGGGGCCGCCCTTCCGTGAAGGCAAGGGCCAGTACCTGG aAATGCCTTTGCCGCTGCTGCCAATGGACCTGAAAGGAGAGCCTGGGCCCCCTGGGAAGCCCGGGCCTCGGGGCCCTCCTGGCCCTCCCGGCTTCCCAGGCAAACCAGGCACAGGCAAGCCGGGGCTCCACGGGCAGCCTGGCCCCGCTGGCCCACCTGGCTTCTCCCGGATGGGCAAGGCAGGCCCCCCGGGGCTCCCCGGCAAGGTTGGACCACCGGGTCAGCCCGGGCTTCGGGGAGAGCCAGGAATACGAGGGGACCAGGGCCTTCGGGGCCTGCCAGGACCCCCTGGCCTCCCTGGGCCTTCAGGCATCACTGTCCCTGGAAAGCCAGGTGCTCAGGGGATGCCAGGGCCCCCAGGATTCCGGGGGGAGCCAGGGCCTCAGGGGGAGCCTGGACCCCCAGGTGATCGAGGCCTTAAGGGGGATAATGGAGTGGGCCAGCCAGGGCTTCCGGGGGCCCCAGGGCAGGGGGGAGCCCCTGGGCCACCTGGCCTCCCGGGTCCAGTAGGCTTGGGCAAACCTGGCATGGATGGACTTCCAGGAGCCCCTGGAGACAAGGGGGAACCTGGGTCtcctggagttccaggccccagaggggagccaggagctgtgggccCCAAGGGTCCCCCAGGGATAGATGGCGTGGGGttgccaggggcagcaggggtaCCAGGGCCACAGGGCCCAGCAGGTGCCAAAGGGGAGCCAGGCAGCCGGGGCCCCCCTGGCCTGATAGGTCCCACTggctatgggatgccaggattgccAGGCCCTAAGGGGGACAGGGGCCCAGCGGGGGTCCCAGGGCTCTTGGGAGACAGGGGGGAGCCGGGGGAGGATGGTGAGCCAGGGGAGCAGGGCCCCCAGGGTCTGGGAGGACCCCCCGGGCTTCCTGGATCCGCAGGGCTGCCTGGCCGCCGGGGGCCACCTGGGCCAAAGGGGGAGACAGGGCCTGGTGGGCCCCCAGGAGTTCCCGGTCTGCGGGGTGACCAGGGTCCTAGTGGCCTGGCTGGGaagcctggtctcccaggtgagagGGGGCTTcctggggcccatgggcctccTGGACCAACTGGACCCAAGGGTGAGCCGGGGTTCACTGGCCGCCCAGGTGGCCCGGGGGCAGCGGGAGCACTGGGACAGAAGGGAGAGCTGGGGCTCCCCGGGCAGCCTGGCCTGCGGGGCCCCTCGGGAATCCCAGGGCTCCAGGGCCCAGCTGGGCCTATTGGACCCCAAGGCCTGCCAGGTCTCAAGGGTGAGCCTGGCCTGCCAGGACCTCCAGGGGAGGGCAAAGTTGGGGAGCCTGGCTCGGTGGGGCCTACAGGGCCccctggggttcctggctccccagGACTCACAGGCCCACCTGGGCCTCCCGGGCCTCCTGGTCCTCCCGGTGCCCCTGGCACCTTCGATGAGACTGGCATTGcaggcctgcacctgcctgaCGGAGGTGTGGAGGGGGCTGTGCTGGGCAAGGGGGGCAAGCCCCAGTTCGGGCTGGGTGAGCTGTCAGCCCACGCCACGCCAGCCTTCACTGCTGTGCTCACCTCGCCCTTCCCAGCCTCCGGAGCACCTGTGAAGTTCGACCGGACTCTCTACAATGGTCATAGCGGCTACAACCCAGCCACTGGCATCTTCACCTGCCCCGTGGGTGGCGTCTATTATTTTGCATACCACGTGCACGTCAAGGGCACCAACGTGTGGGTGGCCCTGTATAAGAACAATGTGCCGGCCACCTACACCTACGATGAATATAAGAAGGGCTACCTGGACCAGGCGTCTGGCGGGGCAGTGCTGCAGCTGCGGCCCAACGATCAGGTCTGGGTGCAGATGCCCTCAGACCA